The following nucleotide sequence is from Acidobacteriota bacterium.
CGATGGTGACGGTCCCCCCGCACCGGTAGATCCCGAGCAGGCACTTGAGGACGGTGGTCTTGCCCGCCCCGTTCTCGCCCCACAACGCGAGGGCGCTTCCCCGCGCGACCTCGATGTCGACACCGTCGACGGCCCGAAGCGCGCCGAAGCACTTGGTCAGGTTGCGGACGACGATCGCGGGAACGTCCGTCTCCTCCGGCCCCGAAACGCCGCCGGCCTCGGCGCGTCGCCGCGCCGACGGCCGGGCCAGCCCCGGCGCGGCCGAGCCGAATCCGGCCGCGGCCAGCAGCACCGCGGCGGCGATCAGGATAGGCCACCGCGCCCCTTCCCGCCGGGGCGCGGGCACCGCGTGGGCGGGAACGGTGAGCGGCGCCGGATCGACCAGTTTCACGCGGGGCGGGACCAGAGGAAAAGCCCGCATGGCCAGGTTGACCGCCGTTTCCACCGGGCTCAGCAGCAGGATCCGCAGCTCGCGATGCCGGTCGACGAGATTCTCGAAGAAGTTCCTCGCCTCGTAGGGAAGATCCCCGATCCCGTCCCCGTCCCGGTCGTAGCCCCGGTAATCGCTCCAGTAGTTCCCTCTCCCGGACTCGGCGAACTCGTTGCCCACCAGCTCTCCGGCTCCGAGCACCGCGACCTGCTCCACGTTGTCGTAAAACGTGTTGGCGCTGAAGACGTTGCGCCTTACGCTGGGAAGGAAGGCGATCGCAATGTCGTTGTAGGCGAACAGATTCCTCCGGAAATGCTGCCTGATGTCGATCTCGCGCGGGGAGTTGTCGAAGTAGAGGCCGATCCGGTTCAGGGCGAAGAGGTTGCCCTCCGCCTCCACCCCGTCCATGTCCTTCAACCCCACCCCATACCCGCTCGGCCCCCGGTTGCGCCGGAAGATGTTCCGCCGAAGGGTCAACCGCCGGGAGTACATCAGGAACGCGCCCACCGAGTTCGACTCGAGGACATTCTCCTCCAGCACGTTGTCGTCGCTGTACATGAAATGCAGGCCATAGCGGCTTCGCCGGACTCGATTGCCCCGAACGACGAGGCCGTTCGAAAACCACAGCACCACGTCGCGGACGTCCTCCACCACGTTCCCCGCGATCGTGCAGTCGGGGCTGTACCAGACGCGGATACCGTCCCCGCGGCGGGGCAGCGGCAGGGCTTTTCCCGAAATCCGGTTCGCGCGGAGAATCGAGCCGGGTGCGTTCTTCAGGTAGATCCCGAACAGCGCGTCCTCGATCACGTTCTCTTCGATACGGGCGCGGGGGGCCAAGACCGTGATGGCGGCGTTCTCGCGATCGAGCGAGGTCCCGGTGCCGCGCAACGTCAGACCGCGCACGACCACCCCCGGTGCCTCGATGCGCACGATGTCCCCTTCGCCGTTCCCGTCCAGGACGGCCCCCGGTTCCCCCTGGAGCGTCACCCGCTTGCGCAGGACGAAGTGGCCGCGATGCACCCCGGCCGGGACGGCGATCGTCTCCCCCTCTCGCGCGGCCTCGATCGCCGCGGCGAGGTCGAAGGGCATGCCGGGGAGGCTCGCCGCCAAAAGCGCGGCCAACCCCGCCGCGGCGCGTGTGGCCCGCCGGGGCACGCCGATCACGTCCGGCCCGCCGCGAGCGCCCGCTCCACCAGCGGCTTGTAGGCCCGCCGGTGATAGTACAGGCCGGCGGCGATCAACAGCGATGCGGCGAAGGCGAGCCAGAGGCCGGCTCCCGGAATGGCGACCGTCTTGAACTGCCCGACGCGACCGACCCCGAGCACGGGTGGCGTGAACGGCTTGATCGCCCGCGACAGCGGCGCCCGCGGGTCGAGTTCGTGGCCGAAGGTGCGCAGCCAGTAGTACAGGTCTCCGAGGAACACCGCCGGGAAAATGAGGGCGGGGAGCGACAGGACGCCGGCCCACCGGCTGTGCACGAAGACAGCACCCGCGACGAGCAGCGAGAGCATCACGACTCCGTAGACGGAGATCGAGCGCTCGAGCATGGCGGCGTCCTGAAGCGGACGCATGCCGATGTAATGGTTGAGCTCGTCGATCTCGTGGACATCGCCCTCCAGCCGGTTGAGGTAGGCGTTGACCCTCAGGCCGCCCGGGTACTGCGGGGCCAGCAGCGTCATCTGCCAGTAAGGCAGAAACACCGAAGCGACCAGCAGGAGCGACGCCGTCAACAGGAGAATCGTCGGCAGCCGGAACCGGAGCGGATCGCGGTGCAGCTCCTCGTGCGGAATTCGGGGCCCGAGAACGCGGTCGACGAGCGTGGGCATGGTCATCCTCGCGGGCGGCGGCGGGGCGGCGCGCCAGCCGCCCCGCCCGCCCGGGGGAAGAAGACTACGGCTTCACCAGGAAGTAGCCGGTCATCTCGAGGTGCAGCGCCGAGCAGAACTCCGAGCAGTAGAACGTGAACGTCCCCGACCGGTCGGCGTCGAATTCGATCGTGTCGGTTTCGCCCGGCTCGATGCTCAGATTGATGTTGTAACCCGGCAGCACGAAGCCATGGGTGGCGTCCTTGGCGCGCTCGACGTTGGTGATGTGCCAGATCACGTGGTCGCCCTCGTGGACCTCGACATGCTCCGGATTGAAGTGGCTGCGGACGGCGGTCATGAAGATCTCCACCGTGCGCCCGCGGCGCTCGATCCGCTCCTTGCCGGACGTCGGCGCCTGGGGATCCTTTCGCTGATGGGCGGTGTCCCACCCGATCTCCGGGTAGACCTCCCAGGGCTTCAGCTTGTCCGCCTTCACGATCTGGGCGTAGTGCGGCTCGCCGAGACCGATCGGCATGTCGTAGAGAAGCTGCATGGCGTCGCCGGTGTTGTCGATGTCGATCAACTGCAGGTTCTGCGGCAGCAGCGGGCCCGTCGGGAAGAAGCGATCCACCGACCATTTGTTGAGCGAAACGAGATACTTGCCGTCCGGCGACACCGTGTCGCCCTCCGCCGCCGCGATGTGACCGACGTTGTAGTGGACGGGGATCTTCGCCACCAACTGCCAGTCGTCCTCGGGGTTCTTCGCGCCGTACGGGCCGCCGAGGGTCCACCTCGCCACGGCGGAGTCCAGGAACAGTGAGGTGTAGGCGTAGCCCTTGTCGTCGAACTGGGTGTGCAGCGGTCCGAGGCCGACCTCGATCTGCGCCTCGCGCACCGCGTCGATGTCCAGCACGGGGATTCCGTACTTGTCCTCGGTCCACTTCTTCGCGGCGATCGCCCGCTGGATCTTCTCGAAGGAGTAGACGGTGACGTGTGGATCGAGCTTGCCGGAGACGACGATGTACTCTCCTCCGGGCGCCACGTCGACGCCGTGAGGGCTCTTCGGCTCCGGAGCGAAGTAGAGGATTCCCTCCTTCACGCTGGTCTCGATCGGGATGACCGGGAACCCGCGGACCTTCTCGTACTTGCCCGCCTCGAACACCTCGACGGCCTTCCGCAGGTTGATGATGTGCAGGTAGTCCTCGTCGCGCTGGCTCGCCCCGGCCTCGAACGGGGCGTTGCCAGATTCCACGCCTCCGGTGGCCAGCTCGGTGTTGAAGGAATTACCGAACACCCATCCTTCGCTGACCTTCTTCCCGGCGTCGAACAGGTCCTGCCAGTACGGCGGAAGTTCGAGGGCGAACGAACGGTCCTTGTCGATCCGTCCCTTCTCGCGATCGAATTTCCAGAACGTGACCATGCCGCGGTACTTGGCGTTGTACTCGTCGATCGGCGCATACGACCAGCCGAGCGGCTGAGCATACTGCCCGCCCTCGATCACGTACTCGGTGTTCGGGGTGACCATCGTTCCGCCGTGATCGTTGAGCGCGACGGGGTTCTTGACGATCTGTTTGGTCTCGAAGTCGCGCAGATCGATGACCGCGACACGGGCGTTCGCCTTGTCGTTGATGAACAGCCACTGGCCGTCGTAGTCGCCGCCGGTCTCGCTGAGGGCGGGGTGATGGGTGTCGCCCCACAGGATCGCCTTTCCATCCACCGCCCCCTGAGCGAGGATGTCGCCTCCCGTGCCGTAACCCCAACCCTGCCACGGTTCCGGCGTGAACACGGCGATCACGCGCAGGAGGCGCATCGAGGGGAGCCCGATCATGAGGACCTGCCCGCTGTGACCGCCCGAGGCGAACATGATGTACTCGTCCTGCCGCCCGGTGGGCATGTAGGTCTTGAGGGCCGCGACGACGTCATCGGGGCTCAGCGACCTCTCCGCCGCGATCCGGTCCGCCGCCGAGCCGGCGGCCGCGCCCTGCCCGCGCTGCTGGCATGCCGGCACGAGGACCAGGATCGCGGCGCCGAGCACCGCCAGGAAGCCGAAGGCTCTCCACCATGGCCGCATCGTCTCCTCCCCATCGCGGCTCGCGCCGGACGGGCCGGACGCACGCCGCATTGCAAGTCGGTCGGCTCGGCCGCTCCGCGCCCGGGCCGCGGGCCCGTCGCTCGACCGAGCGGGAAGTCACCATTCTTGGAAGAGGGATTCCCCCCATTCCTTGACGCCCGTCAAGGGACCCCCTTCACCGGTCCGGCATTCTCCCGCGGGAGGGGACCCGATTCCACCGCCCCGCCGGGGCTTGAACTCCGTCGGGCGGGCGGTTAGCCTGCGCCGGGCGGACCGGTGGCGCGGCGAATCGCGTTGGCCGGCCGGCTGGTAGCCGGATCGACGGACGGTGCGGGCGCGGTGGCGCGCGGAGCCCCGTACGGGAGGAACCGGATGTACCGAACCGGAAGCGGCGCCGGACGGCACCGGGGCGCCCTCGCCCCCATCTTGACCCTGGCCTCGCTCGCCGTGGCCTGTGGCGGCGGGGAACCGCCCAAGGCACCCGCCTCGGCGGCGCCGGCCTCCGCGCCGGCCGCACCGGCGCCCGATTTCGAGCCAGACCTCGAGGCTGGCAGGCGGGTGTTCATGTCGGTGTGCGTCACCTGCCACGGTCCCGACGGCCGGGGAATCCCCAAGACCGGGGCCGACCTCGTCCACTCGAAGTTCGTCCGCGAGCACACCGACGAGGAGCTCGTCGCGTACGTCAAGAGAGGGCGGCGGGTGACCGATCCCGAGAACATCATGGGCCTCGAGATGCCCCCCAAGGGCGGCGCCCCCTACCTCGACGACACGGCCATCCGCAATGTGGTGGCGTACGTTCGCAGCCTCCAGGAAGACGCGGAGGAGTAGCGGAATGGAGTCGTGACCGGGGCGCGAAGAGCAAGGAGGTCGTATCGCGGCGCCGCCTCGGAGCGGCGGCGGCGATGTTGACGGACGCCGACCGCCGCGCCGTCGCCCGGCACCCGTTGTTCGTGCGGCTGGAGCCGCGCGACCGGGAGCGGCTCCTGGAAGCATCCTCCGCGCGGATCTACCGCCGCGGCGAGCTTCTCTTCGCCGCCGGGGACTCGGCGCACGCGTTCTTCGTCGCCCTTTCGGGCTGGGTCGTCCTGTATCGCCTGAGCGCCCAGGGTGAGCGGGTCGTCCTCCGCGTCGTGCGCCGTCCCGAGAGCTTCGCGGAGGCCGCGGCGCTGGGCCTGGCGTCCTATCCCGCGTGGGGAGAGGCGGCGAGCGAGGCCCGCGTCCTGGCGGTTCCGGGAACGGCCTATCGGCGCCTGCTGTTGGCGAGCCCGGAAACCGGGCTCCAGGTCATCGCCGAGCTTTCGCGGAAGCTGGCGCACCTCGTCCGGGAACTCGAACAGCGCCAGGCGCGGACGACGACCGAGCGGGTGGCGAGATTCCTCGCCGAAGCGGCGGCCGACGGGGAGGGACCGGCTTTGGTGCTGCCGGTCGAGAAGTCGCTCCTCGCCGCACGTCTGGGGATGACTCCCGAGAGCTTCTCCCGCGCCCTCGCGCGGTTGAAGCGCGAAGGGGCGATCCGGGAGCGAAGCGGGAGGATCGAGCTGCTCGACCGCGACCGCCTCCGGGTCGCCGGCGGCTGCCGCTGAGCGGCCCTCCCAGGGCCCCGGACCCCGGCGCGCCGGTGGCGCTGTCCCGGATCCAAGCCGCCGGGCGCCCGAAGGCCGCCGGCTGCATCCGCAGCGGTTCGAAGCCGGCGCGGACGGATCGAGACGTAGGGGGGTTCAACCCCAGCCGCGCGAGGTGACCGGCCTGCTCTCCCAACTGCCGGGGCGCCCTCGGGTTCGCCGGAAAAGCGCACCGCCGGGGTTGCACGTGGCGGGACCCGGTGGATCCGAAGGCCACGATCGTCGGGGATCGGACCGAAGTTCCTGTGCGACACCGAGTTTCGGGCCGTTTCCCACGGTCGGGGGCCCACTTCCCCGGCGGACTCGACGGACGTCCCGGGGCCAGCCGCGGGCGTCCGTACCGGGGATCGGCCCGCCGCGTCGGCCCGTCGGACACCAGCGCCGCGGAAGCGTGCCCGAAACTGTCGAGGATGGATCGCTGGATCGGTGAGGCTGAGGTTTAGGCGGCGGCGGCCGGTCGGTCACTCTCCAGCGTCAAGGGAAGGGGTTGGGAAGGGGTGTTGGTCAGGCAATCCGCGTCTAACTGCGTTCACCGGCCGCCGCGCCAGAGACGCGGCAAGCGCGCCTCAACTCTTTGTTGCACCGTACAGCAAAATCAAGGCCAAAACCACAGCGGCGGCCGGAAAACGGCGCGAGTGTCCGAAAATCAGGGACTTCGCCTCACGAGGGTGTTCCGGAGCGCGACAACCCGCCGGTAGCCCGCCCCGGGCGCCTGCGAGCACAAGCCTTGGTTTTTCAATGAGTTGAGCACCGGATCGCCGGAGTGGCCGGCCGAGCCGGGAGTCAAAATTTTGACAGGGGGCGTCAAGATCATGACGCTTCGCAGAGGCTGCGGAGAATCTCCAGACCCGGGTGCTCGGGGGCGGTCCGGGTCAGCTCGGCGAGGTGACGCTCCGCTTCCGCCTTCTTCCCCGCCTCCAGCGCCAGGCGCGTGGCGGTCACGAGGATCTCGACCCGGGCGGGGTTCGCATCGGCCGGACCCGTCTCGAGCGCCCGGCGCGCCGTCTCGAGCGCGCGCCCCGACCGCCCTTTCCGGAGCTGTCCCCGGACCAGCTCGAGCGCGGCGTCCCAATGACGCGGTCCCCCATCCAGGCACCCGGCCAGCAATTCCGCGGCCTGCCCTTCGAGCCCCATCTCGAGAAGCCCGATCGCCATCTGATAGCGGGTCTCCGCGTGCTCCGGACCGGACGGAAGCTCCTCTCCCAGGTAGATCGCCAGCCGGTCCACCGAGCCGGTCTCGGCCGGCTCGATCTCCGGCACGGGGATCGGCTGCGTGCGGGTCGCGGCCTCCGGGACAGGTTCGTCCGCCGACTCACCCTCGTCCTCGATCAGGACGACCACATCGTCGTCGTCCGGCGCCGGCGGCGATGGGCGGGCCGGGCCGACCGTCCCCGGCTGCCCCCTCGGCGGCTCCGCGCCGCGCGGCGTGGCCGGCTCGACCGCCACTCCGGCGGCGGCCGCCACACGCCGGCGGAGGGCGTCGATCCGGGGATGAGCTCCCTTGCGCCCCCAATCCCCCGGCAGACTTCCGAGCACCTCGGCCGCCGGCTCCACCAGGCCGTGCTCGAGCATCGTGGCCGCCTCGACGAGCCGTGCCTCGATCTCCTCGGGGAGCCGCGCGGACGGCCCGCGGTCCGGGGCCCCCGCCGGCACCGCGCGGAGCGAGCTGCCCGGGGGCAGCGCGGCCTCGATCCCGGGGAAGCGCTGGATGATGGCGGCCGCCGCCGTCCGGTAGGTCTCGCTCGTCCCTCCGGCCCGCGCCAGCTCCGCCCCCTTCGACAGAGCGGCCGCCGCGTCGACCTCCCGACCGAGCGCCGCGAAAAGACGCGCCGACCAGAGGTGCAGGGCCGGCTCTTCGGCCGAGAGGTCGCCTTCGAGGATCTCCTCCGCGGCCTTCCGCCGGCCGAGCGCCAGGGCGAATTCCGCCCGGAGAAGCCGCCACCCCGCCGCCGCGCTCCCCCCCTCGCCCTCTTCCCCGGCCTCCGCGGGCAACGACTCGCAGCCGGCCGAAACGAGGGCCCCCACCGCGTCGGCGACCTCGCCGTCGCAGGTGGCCGCCGCGGGTATCGACCGCAGCGCGGTCTTGAGCGCCTCCAAGGCCGCATCGAGCTCGCCCGCGGCCGCGTGCGCGGCCGCCAGCCGCCACCGCGCCCCCCACGCGGCCAGCGGTTCGCCGGCCGCCTCGGCCTCCTCCGCCAGCGCCGCCAGCGCCTCGCGATCCTCCGGAAAGAGCCGCACCACCTCCCGCCGGCTCCGCAAAGCCGCCTGGGAATCGCCCGCGCGGTGCGCGGCCGCGACCGCCTCCTCGAGCGCCGCCCGCGCCTCGCGCTTCAACCCCCGCTCGAGCAGGCGTGCCGCGAGCCGCTCCCGCAGCTCCGGATCGTCGGGCGAGAGGTTGACCGCCCGCCGGAGCGCGGCCAGAGCCCGTTGCGGGTGTCCCGCTTCCCGATAGCTCTCGGCGAGGGCTTCGAAGACCGCGCGCGCCTCCTCGGCGCGCCCGGCCCGCGCCAGCGCGTCGCCGAACCGCTGCCGCACCAGCAGGTCGCGCGGGTAGCTCGTCAGCAGCTTCCGGTAGCTTTCGGCGGCGGCGGCGAAGTCGCCCCGCCGCGCGGCCGCCGCCGCCTCGGCGAGGATCCGCTGTCGCTCGGCGCTCACGGTCAGGCCTGGCGGCGCTCCCGGATGCGGGCGGCCTTACCGGAACGGCCGCGCAGGTAGTACAGCTTCGCGCGCCTCACCCGGCCGCGCCGGACCACCTCGATCCGCGCCACCATCGGCGAGTGCAGCGGAAAGACCCGCTCCACCCCCACGCCCCCGCTGACCTTCCGGACCCGGAAGGTCGCCCGGGGAGAGGCCGTGCCATGCTTCCGCCCCAGCACGACCCCTTGGAAGATCTGGATCCGCTCCTTGTCACCTTCGCGGACGCGCACGTGCACCTTCACCGTGTCGCCGGGGCCGAACTCCGGGACATCGGCCTTGCGGTACGGCGCTTCCACGATCCGGATCAGCTCGTCGCTCATCTCTCGTTCCTCGCTTCGTCGCCCGCCCCCGCTTCCGGGGACCCGGCGTCGATCAAGTCGGGCCGGCGCTCCCGCGTCCGCGCCTCCGCCCGTTCCCGGCGCCACGCCTCGATCCGCGCATGATCGCCGGAGAGCAGGACACGCGGCACCTCCATCCCTTCGAAGCTCGCCGGCCGCGTGTAGTGCGGGTGATCCAGCCGGCGGTTCTCGAACGAGTCCGCCGCCACCGACTCCGCCCGGCCGACGACTCCCGGCACGAATCGGGCCGTCGCCTCCACGACGACCATCGCGGCGAGCTCGCCTCCGGACAGAACATAGTCTCCGATCGAGATCTCATCGTCCACCAGGTGCTCCCGCACGCGCTCGTCGACCCCTTCGTAGCGCCCGCAGATCAGGACCACCCTGGGGATCCGGCTCAGCTCGCGCGCGAGCCGGCTGTCGAAACGGCGCCCTCCCGGGTCGAGGAGGACCACCCTTGTGGGCGTTTCCGGCCGCTCGCTCCGGATCGCCCGAACCGCACGGAAAAGCGGCTCCGGCTTGAGGACCATACCGGCTCCCCCGCCGAAGGGCGCATCGTCGACCTGCCGGTGGGGTGGGTCGGCGAATTCCCGGAGATCGCGCGCCTGCACCCGCAAGAGCCCCCGCTCCATCGCCTTGCCGACCACCCCCCAGGCCAGAGGTCCCGGAAACATCCCGGGGAAGATGGTGACGACGACGAACTCGAGCGCGGGCCGCCCGGACGCGGAGACCGCCTCCCCCGGCCCGCTCACGGTCCCTCCCCGGCCACGAGAGCTTCACCGGGATCGAGAAGTCCCGGTGGCGGATCGATCACGAGGCACCCCCGCGCCAGATCGATGGCCGTCAAGATCGGCGGCACGAGCGGCACCAGCACCTGCGATCCGTCCTCGAGGGCGAGCTCGGCGAGATGGGCGGCCGGGGCCTCCAGCACCCCCCGCACCGTCCCCAGCCGCTGCCCGCTGCGGGAGAGCACCTCGAGACCCGGAAGGTCCGCCAGGCGCGGTTCGCCGCCGGGAACGGGCTCCAGCTCGTCGGGAAGGGCCACGATCGTTCCGCCGCGCAGCCTCTCGGCCTCGCCGATCCCGTCGACACCCTCGAGCTTGAGAAGCGGGCGATCTCCGATCATCCGGAACCCTTCCACCTCGTGCTTCACCTCGCGCCCTCCCGCGAGGAGGATGCGGACCGTCCGGCCCGGGCGGAACCGGAGGTACGGCCAGTCCGTCTCGAGCTGGAGGAGGAGCTCCCCGCGGCGGCCCCAGGGCCTGCGGATCGCGCCGAGCAGCACCTGGCCCTCGCGGGCATCCATGCGGTTCCTCAGCCCGGCACCTCGACCTCGAACCGACGCCGGTGACGGGTGGCGCAGACCGAGGCCAGGGTCCGAAGGCTCCTGATCGTCATCCCCTCCCGGCCGATCAGCTGGCCGCGGTCCTTCGCGTCGACCTCGATGTCGAACCTCGTGGCCCGGCGGCCGTCCCGCACGTGCACTTTCACCGCATCGGGATTGTCGACCAGCGCCCGCGCGACCTCCGCCAGGAGCTTCTGGAGGCGTTCGTCGAGCGTCACGGTGCGCTCTCCTCGCCGGTCTCGCCGGCCACGCGCTTGTACAGGCTGCGAACCGTGTCGGAGGCATGGGCGCCCCGGTCGATCCAGTGGCGGTACCTCTCCAGATCCAACTTCACGGCCGGCGGATCGACCTTGGGATCGTAGTAGCCGATCGTCTCGACCGTCGGTCCCGTGGGTGTGCGGCGCGAGTCCGAGACGACCACCCGGAAGAAGGGGTGGTTCCGGGAACCCTCACGCCGGAGTCTGATTTTGAGCACAGCGTCCTCTCCTGGTTTCGGCCGGCCTTCAGCGCCCGAGCAGGCCGCGGAGCCCGCGCCGGCCGCGCTTCGGGTCGAGCCGTTTCATCATCTTTTGCATCTCCATGAACTGCTTGAGCAGTCTGTTGACGTCCTGCACCCGCGTTCCGGAACCCCGCGCGATCCGCCGCCGGCGGGAACCGTCGATCAGCCTCCAGTTGGCCCGCTCTTCCCGCGTCATCGAATCGATGATCGCTTCCATGCGGACCACCTCCCGCTCGTCCACCTCGACGCCGGGGGGAAGGGCGGCGCCCGGAAGCATCCCGAGGATCTGCTGGAGCGGCCCCATGCGCCTCATCTGGCGCAGGGCGTCGCGGAAGGTCTCGAGCGTGAACTGGCGCGACCTCACCGAACGCTCGATCCGCTTCGCCTCCTCCCGGTCGATGGCCGCCTCGGCTCGCTCGATCAGGCCGAGCACGTCCCCCATACCGAGAATCCGGCCCGCCATCCGCTCGGGGTCGAACGGCTCCAGCGCGTCGGTCTTCTCCCCGACGCCCGCGAAACGCACCGGGACGCCCGTCACCGCCGCCACCGACAGCGCCGCCCCACCCCGGGCGTCGCCGTCGAGCTTCGTCAGGACCACGCCCGTCAGCCCGATCCGCTCGTGGAAAGCCGCCGCCGAACGCACGGCGTCCTGTCCGGTCATCGCATCGGCGACATAGAGCCGCTCGACGGGCTCGACGGCGTCCCGGATCGCCACGAGCTCGTCCATCAGGTCGTCGTCGACGTGAAGCCGTCCCGCGGTGTCGAGCAGCACCACGTCGAAACCTTGCCGGCGCGCCTCCGTGACCGCTTCCCGCGCGCGGGACACCGGATCTCCCGTGCCGTCGTGCTCGAAGGCCGCGACGCCCGCCTGGCGCGCGACCTGGATCGCCTGCAGCACCGCCGCGGGCCGTTGCAGGTCGACCGGCGCGACGAGGGGATGGCGGCCGCGTCCCGCCAGCCAGCGTCCGAGCTTGGCGGCAGTCGTGGTTTTCCCGGATCCCTGGAGCCCCGCGAGCATGTAGACCGACGGAGGGTGGGGCGACGTCCGCAAGGGCGTCCGGGCATCCGACCCGCCGAGCAACCGCACCAGCTCGTCCCGCACGATCCGCACCACCTGCTGGCCGGGCGTCAGGCTCCTGAGGACCTCTTGCCCGAGGGACTTCTCGCGCACGCGGGCGAGGAACTCGCGCACGACGCGGTAGGCGACGTCCGCCTCGAGCAGGGCGACACGGATCTCCCGCAGGGCCTCGTCGAGGTCCTTCTCGGTGATGCGGCCGCTGCCTCGCACGCGGCCCACCACGCCGCGCAGGCGTTCGCTCAGGCTTTCGAACACAATCGCCCCGGGGCGCGGGAAACCCGCGCGAAACCGCGAGGTTAGCAGATCCGGCGGCCCCGTCAAGCGGTCGCGGGGGGTCACACGCCCCGCAGGAGATGCCCCAGCTTGTCCTTCTTGGTTCTCAGGTAGTCCCGGTTCTCTTCCGTCGGCGGCACCTCGAGCGGCACCCTCTCGACGATCTCGAGGCCGTAGCCTCTCAGCGCGACGAACTTCCTCGGATTGTTCGTCAAGAGCCGGATCTTCCGCACCCCGAGCTGGAACAGGATCTGCGCCCCGATGCCGTACTCCCGCTGGTCGGGCTGGAACCCGAGGGCGAGGTTGGCCTCCACCGTGTCGTGCCCCTGCTCCTGGATCTCGTAGGCCTTCAGCTTGTTGACGAGGCCGATCCCCCGCCCCTCCTGGCGGAGGTAGAGGACCACGCCCTTGCCCTCCCGGGCGATCGCTGCCATGGCCTGCTGGAGCTGCCGGCCGCAGTCGCAGCGCCGGGATCCGAACACGTCGCCGGTCAGGCACTCGCTGTGCACCCGCACCAGCACCGGCTCGTCCGGCCGCATCTCTCCCATCACCAGGGCCAGGTGGGTTTGCGAGTCGACGTCGTTCTCGAAAGCGTGCACGACGAACCGGCCGTGCTCGGTGGGCAGCTCGGGTGATGCCACCCGCCGGACGAGCTGCTCGTGCTCCATCCGGTACCGGATGAGGTCGGCGATGGTGATCATCTTCAGCCCGTGCCGGGCGCAGAAGCGCTCGAGGTCCGGAACGCGGGCCATCGTCCCGTCCTCGTTCATGACCTCGCAGATGACCCCGGCCGGATACAGGCCCGCGAGGCGGGCGAGGTCGACCGCCGCCTCCGTTTGCCCGGCCCGTCTCAGGACGCCCCCGTTCACCGCCCGCAAGGGGAACATGTGCCCGGGCCGCAGCAGGTCCTCGGGCCGCGTCGCCGGATCGATCGCTGCCCGCACGGTCGCCGCCCGGTCGGCCGCGCTGATCCCGGTCGTCGTTCCGTGCCGCGCCTCGATCGAAACGCAGAACGCCGTCTGGAACTTCGTCGTGTTCTCCGGGACCATCAGGGGGATCTGCAGCTCGTCCAGCCGTTCCTCCGTCATCGCCAGGCAGATGAGCCCGCGTCCGTGCTTGGCCATGAAGTTGATCGCCTCGGGCGTGACCTTCTCGGCGGCGATCGTGAGGTCGCCCTCGTTCTCCCGCTCCTCGTCGTCCACGACGACGATCATCCTTCCGGCGCGGATCTCCGCCAGCGCTTCTTCGATGGTGGCAAAGGGCATCGTCCGGTCACCTCGGCCCGCGGCCGCGGCGGGCTGCCGG
It contains:
- a CDS encoding bifunctional 3,4-dihydroxy-2-butanone-4-phosphate synthase/GTP cyclohydrolase II, translated to MPFATIEEALAEIRAGRMIVVVDDEERENEGDLTIAAEKVTPEAINFMAKHGRGLICLAMTEERLDELQIPLMVPENTTKFQTAFCVSIEARHGTTTGISAADRAATVRAAIDPATRPEDLLRPGHMFPLRAVNGGVLRRAGQTEAAVDLARLAGLYPAGVICEVMNEDGTMARVPDLERFCARHGLKMITIADLIRYRMEHEQLVRRVASPELPTEHGRFVVHAFENDVDSQTHLALVMGEMRPDEPVLVRVHSECLTGDVFGSRRCDCGRQLQQAMAAIAREGKGVVLYLRQEGRGIGLVNKLKAYEIQEQGHDTVEANLALGFQPDQREYGIGAQILFQLGVRKIRLLTNNPRKFVALRGYGLEIVERVPLEVPPTEENRDYLRTKKDKLGHLLRGV